The following nucleotide sequence is from Achromobacter spanius.
CGCTGTCGATCAGAATCAGTAAGGGAATGGGCATGTTGCTGCTGCGGATAGGCGGGTCGATGTAGGCGCCGAAATCTTACGCCTGGGGACCCTCATGCGCTACCCGCCGTCCAGGCAGCGGCCATTCCTCCTGGCAAAACTCGGGTGGCCCAGCCCGCGCGCGGCGCGGCCGGGCCGAGTTAGCAGCCATCAGAACGCTATATGCGCCCCATCAGCAGCATCACGATCAGCACGATCACGACAATGCCAAGCAGGCCGCTGGGGTAATAGCCCCAGCTTTTACTGTGCGGCCACGCCGGCACAGCGCCGATAAGCAGCAGGATCAGAATGATCAGCAGGATGGTCGACATGATGACTCCTCGTCGTTATTGATTCGAATTCTTGGATGGCAAGCGGGCATCAACGCTTTGGCGGCTCAATTTCCTTGACGGGCGGCGATAGCGGCGGCAGGTCCACCTCGGGTTGGTCGGTGTCCGGATCCACCGGCAGGTCTCCCGGCGGCGAACCCGGCGGGATGGGCTCGGGTTTCGGCGGCACGTGTAGATACTGTGTGGCTTGCATGGCACTCTCCTGTAGGGATCATCGCGAACCCCGCAAAACCACAGGGCCCGAAACAATCGATTCGCGGACATTTGTCGCTGAACCCCCCTCAGCAAGCGCCGTGCCCAAACCTTCAGCTTGCCGCAAGCGGCGTCAGGCACGGCGCTTGCTTGCGCTGCGCGCGCCTGTTTCCGGAGACAGCATGGACACCCGCACCCCGCATGCCGACACGGCGCCGAGCGCCATTGACCCCCCTTTGGTCTATGTGGACGACACTCTGCCGGGGTATCGCCGGGTACGGGTCAACGGCAGCACGTTTCATTACCTCGACGCGGATGGCAAACGCATTACCGACGATGCGGAAATTGAACGCATCAACAAGCTTGCAATACCGCCCGCGTATGAAGCCGTCTGGATCTGCCCCCTGGCCCACGGCCATCTTCAAGCCACCGGCCGCGATGCCCGGGGTCGCAAGCAATACCGCTATCACCCGGCTTGGGCCGCGCTGCGTGATGCGGGCAAATATCAAAACCTGCTTGCCTTCGGGCAGGCGCTGCCGCGCATCCGGCGCCGGGTGGCGCTCGACATGCGGGCGCGCGGGCTGACGCAGGACAAGGTGGTGGCCACGCTGGTACGGCTGCTGGAAACGACCTTGATCCGTATCGGCGCGCGCGAGTATGCGCGGTCCAACAAATCGTATGGCTTGACCACGCTGACGCGTCGCCACGCCACGGTGGCGGGCAGCAGCTTTCGTTTCCGGTTCGTGGGAAAAAGCGGCGTGCCCCATGACGTCACCGTCCGAGACCGCCGGGTGGCGCGCATCATCAAACGCTGCATGGAAATTCCAGGCCAGCAGTTGTTCCAGTACCTGGATGAAGACGGCGCCAAACATCCGGTGGATTCAGGCGCGGTAAATGCCTATTTGCGCGCGGCCGGCGATGGTGACTTTACCGCCAAGCATTACCGCACCTGGGCTGGCTCGGTGATGGCCCATGCCGCCCTGCAAGGCCAACCGATCGAGAGCGCCACGCAAGCGCGCCAACAGGTGGCCGACGTGATCAAGCAAGTGTCCAGGCGGCTGGCCAACACCCCCGCCGTGTGCCGCGCCTGCTATGTGCATCCGGCAGTGCTTGAAGCCTATCTGGAAGGCCGCTTGCCGCCAAAGACGCGCGCGCCAGACGGGCCGCGCGGCCTGCATGCCGACGAACGGCGGCTGCTGGCATTTCTGCAAAACCTGCCGTCACTGGACGTGCCCGCGCCGCCCACGCCCTCAGAGCAGATGTGAGCGCGCGTTCTTCGCGCGGGGCTGCGGCGCATCGCCGTCCGCCCAGTTCGATTCGGTCTGGTTGTCGACCACGATGCGTTTGTCGCGCGCGGCTTCGTTGGGCGTGGAGGCGTCTGGTTTGACTGGTTGTTTCGGCACATCGACGGGGCCGCGTGGCGGCAGTATCTTTGCGGTGTCGTCAGTGTCGGCCGCCGGGCGGGCGGCGTTGCCGGGTTTCGAAGCGGATCGGGATTTCATGATGCTGACTCCTGTCTGGTTTCGAGCATTCATCCTACGGCGGCTGACCCGTGCAAACCAAGGTCAGTATCTTCAAATTGCAAGCGGATGTGCCCGGCGCGGGGCGGGCGCGCCTTTGCCAAGCGCCACGGGCACTCACAAGGAGATGCAATGCGAGACCCAAACTTCGAGCAATGTGTGCAAGCCTGCTATGAATGCGCGGTGGCTTGTGACCAGTGCGCCGCGGGCTGCCTTGAAACCAACGCTACGCGGATGAAGCGCTGCATCAGTCTGGCGACGGATTGCGCCAGCGTGTGCCGCCTTTGCGCCGCCATGCTGGCGCGCAACGGCGAATTTTCCACCGCGCTTTGTACGTTGTGCGCCTTGGTCTGCGATGCTTGCGCCCGCGCTTGCGCGCCTTACCAGGACGTGGAACATTGCCAGATATGCGCGGGCGCCTGCCTGGCCTGCACGCTGGCTTGCCAAGATATGCTTGAAGCTTGACGCTTCGACACGCCACGCGGCCGCACGGGCAGGCCAGCGCTGGCGCCTACCCAGCCCGACTGCCAGGAGCTTCTAGATGGCCTCTACGAACACCCCTTTGCCTTCCGACTTTCCCGAGAACGGCCCGGACAATCGTGGGTCGCGCAGCCGCGCGCGCCATCCGGAAAGTTGGATCGATGAAATCGAAGCCACCTTGCGCGACGCCGACCCGGGCGATCTGGATGCGCTCAAGGCACGCCTGGCGGATCAGTTGGCGGCCACGCGGCGCAGCCTGCGCGACGCCTCTGACAACGCGGGCGACCTGATGCGCGAAACGATAGATTGCACCGAGGAATACATCCACGCTCGCCCGTGGCAAGCCATCGGGCTGGTGGCCGGCGCGGCGTTCTTGTTCGGCGTGGTGGTCGGACGCCAGTAAGCCACGGCAAGCGCCACCCCACAAGGTCCGGATCACGTCCGGACCTTGTTGCATTCAGCCTGGGTATTCAGCCTGGGGTTCAGGCCTTGCCCTGAGCCTTGTCCTCGGCCCTTTCCTTCGCATCGCCATAGGCCGCCTGCGTCTTGCCGGCCACTTTCTGGGCCGTGCCCTTGGCTTCGGTCGATGCGCTGCCTGTCGCCTTGCCTGCCACCTCCTTCACCTTGCCGGCGGCTTCGTCAATCTTGCCCTTCACCTGGTCCTTGTTCATGGCTGTCTCACTTTCATCGCGTTGACGGAATGCCGGCGCCAGAGTCGGCGCCGGTAGGGGCACTCTCGCAAGTGACGTGCCCAAACCGCGACAGCATGGCGGCCTGGGAACAGGGTTTGCTCCCCGCCTGCCTTGCCACGGCGCGGTCTTTTGCGCCATGCCACGACAACAGGAGCCCAACCATGAGCAAACCCAAGAGCACCACCGGCACCACCGACACCGGCGCCCGTCCGCACCCCACCCCACCCATGCCCGGCCAGCATCTGGAAAAGCCCGGTAATGAATCCGACATGGTGCTGAAACCGCAATATCAAGCGCCGGGTTACGCCGGCAGCGGCAAGCTGCAAGGCATGGCCGCCATCGTGACGGGCGGCGACTCCGGTATCGGCCGCGCGGTCAGCGTGCTGTACGCCCGCGAAGGGGCCGACGTCGCGGTCGTCTACCTGGACGAGCATGAAGATGCCGAGGAAACCCGCCGCGTCGTCGAAGCCGAAGGCCGGCGTTGCGTGCTCGTCCCGGGTGACGTGCAAGACCCGGCCTTTTGCAAGGATGCCGTGGCGAAGGCTGTCAACGCGTTCGGCAAGCTGGACATTCTGGTGAACAACGCCGCCTATCAGCAGCACTCCGAGTCGCTTGTCGAGATCAGTGACGACAAGTGGGACAAGACCCTGCGTACCAACATCACCGCCTATTTCTACATGGCGCGCGCGGCGCTGCCTCACCTGAAGGCCGGCGCCTCCATCATCAATACGGGTTCGGTGACCGGCCTGCGCGGCAGCGCCAAGCTGTTGGATTACTCGTCGACCAAGGGCGCCATCCATGCGTTCACGCGCTCGTTGGCCGCCAATCTTGCCGCTGACGGCATCCGGGTGAACGCGGTTGCGCCCGGCCCTGTCTGGACACCCTTGAACCCGGCCGACCAAAGCGCCCAGGCCATCAAGGAATTTGGCAAGAAGACGGACCTGGGCCGCCCGGCGCAACCCGAAGAAATTGCGCCGGCCTATGTGTTCCTGGCCGCGCCAGTCTGCGCCAGCTACATCACGGGCATCGTGCTGCCCATCACCGGCAGCGCGGGCGACTGACACACGATCGCGTCGGGGCGAGACCGGGGTTCAGGGCGTGGGCGAAGGCGCTTCAACGGTCTGGGGCGGCGTCAGCGGATCAAAGTCCTGCCATTTTCCGTCGCGCCAACGCCCCTGGGCGCGCTCGATGTCCTGCCCGCCAGACTCGCGCAGTACACGTCGCGCCCGCGCCTCTTGATCCGCCGTCACATGCAGCGCAAGCATGACGCCGGCCATGCGTATGGCCGGATGGGTTTCCTGTACGACGGGCGACACCGAGGTCTTGCGCCGGCCCCGCCCCACCACCCACATGGCGCCAACCAGCGCGCCCAGGTACGCGCCCACGCCCGCGGCCACGATCACGATGAACACGGAGGCCGCCATCTGGGCGGCGATGGCCCCGCCCACCAAGGCAAACAACAGACCCAGCGCGGACGCGCCGGCCACCGCACCCATGTGTCCGCCCTTTGCATCGGGGTCCGCCACGCGGTCGCCCCCGATGGGATAACGGGAATGGCTGCCCGCCGAATTGATATAGAACGTGTGGACGTCGTCTTCCGTAAAGCCTTCCTTGAACAGGTTTTGGGTGGCGACGGAGGCCTGGTCAAACGTCTGGAACCTGGCGGCAACGATCAAAGACATAGCGCTCTCCCGTAGGCGGACACGTGGTTGCGAATAGGCTGGAACCAGCAACTTGCATACCCGCGGCCCCGCCCGCAACGGCATGGCGCTTGCTAGGGCGCCTACAACGCGCGGCGCTACCCCACGCGCCGCTGCCTTGCCCTTCATCACCCGCAGCCGGCCCCTCTTGGAGAACGCCCATCATGGACATGTCTGGAGAAAGTGCAGATATTGCAGAACAGCAAGAAGATTTTTCCCCGCGCGCCGCGGCGCGTGCGCACGACCTGTCTTTGCTCGACTGGACCGCGCTGATCCTGGTGGTGGCAGGCGGCTTGAACTGCGGCCTGATGGCCGCCGTCAACCTGGATGTGTTTGCCCGCGTTTTTCCCCACGCGGTGGCGCGTGGCATACAAGGCCTGATCGGGCTGGCCGCGCTGCATTGCGTGGTCATGCTGTTCCGATGGGGAGGCGAGCCGGCTTGAGCACCCGGCTGCGCTTCGCCTCCCCCGGGTCGGTTTGGCCGCCGCCCCTTGGTATTCCGCCTCTTAGTTGCCCGGCTTGCGAATGCCCGGATACTGGCCGCCCTCTTCGAATTCCGCGCCCTTGGTATTGGGCTTCTTGTCGGCAGGCCGTTTGGCGGGTTCACGCGCCTCTCCATAGCCCGGCTTGTCGGCGCCGAACTGGCCGCTGTCGCGTGCGGCTTCGGTATCGTCCTTGGGCTCATTCGCTTTGGATTTTCCCGGATCTTGCTCGGTCTGCTGTGTCATTGCGTTCTCCGTATCGCTTAGGGCGACTTGCATCATGCGTGTCGCGTCACGTTACCCTGCGCAAGTGCCGTGCCTGGGAGGGTGGGAACGCCACTTGCGTCTGTAGAAGGAGTGCGAAGCCAAGGATGCCTGCATGGCGGACCTGAAGACCCGCCACGACAAGTAATCCGGAAAGCAATTCGGCAAGTGATTTGCGCAGTCAGCAAGCCAGGCAGGAATGCCGACGCGAACCTCAGGCGGCACTCCTGGAATCGCGCGGCCTGCTTTCTTCGCGAGGCAACACGACACCGGCGGCCGCGTATTCCTCAAGGCGGTTGTAGAGCGTCTTGGGGCTGATGCCGAGCATCAGCGCGGCCTGCTTCTTGACGCCGTTGCAGCGTTCCAGCGTGGCGAGTATCAGCCGCCGATCCGCTTCCGCCAACGTTTCGCCTACCGGCACACTGACTTCATCACCCGCTGAATCGCCGGCCGGCGACACCTGCGGCACCAGCATGTCGACCCCCAACACGTCGCCGTCGGCCATGATGAAGGCGCGCCGCACAAAGTTCTTGAGCTCGCGCACGTTGCCGGGCCATTCGTATTGCTTGAGCAGTTCAGCGGCCTCGGGTGAAAAGTCCTTGTTCTTGCCGGACTCCTGGTTTTGCGCCTGCAGAAAACGGCGCGCCAACAGCAGGATGTCGTCACCGCGCTCGCGCAAGGGCGGTAGCTCGATCGGAAAGACGCTCAGGCGGTAATAGAGGTCTTCGCGTAGCTTGCCTTCCTGCACGGCCTGTTCCGGGTTGCGGTTGGTGGCCGCCACGATGCGGATGTTGCAGCTGATCTCGCGGTTGGTGCCCACGCGCATGAACTGTCCGGTTTCCAGCACCCGCAACAGCTTGACCTGCAAGTCCAGCGGCATCTCGGTCACTTCATCCAGGAACAGCGTGCCGCCGTCCGCGCGCTCGAAGTAGCCCTTGTGTTGGCGATCAGCGCCGGTAAAGCTGCCGCGCTCATGGCCGAACATTTCGCTTTCGATCAGGTTCGGCGATATCGCGCCGCAATTTACGGCAATGAATGGCCGCTGCCGGCGTGTGCTGAGTTCATGGATCGCATGCGCGGCCAGTTCCTTGCCCGTGCCGCTTTCGCCGATCAACAGCGTCGTGACGTTCGTGGGCGCCACGCGCCCGATCTGGTGGTAGAGCTCGACCATGCGGGGTGACTCGCCGTACAGCTTGCCGAAGCGTCCGGGTTCCTCGAATGGCATGCCCGGCAATTCGCCACCGGCATTCGTCACAACGCGCGTCAGAATTTCATTCAGCCGTTCCATGCAGATCGGCTTGACCAGAAAATCGCTCGCGCCCAGGCGCAAGGCCTGCACCGCGTAATCCACCGTGCCATGGCCGGTCATCACAACGACTTCAGCACTGGCCACGGCCGCATTCTTGAAAATGTCCAGACCATTGCCGCCAGGCAGGCGGACGTCGGTCAGCACCAGATCCGGCGCTTGCCGTTCCAGCTGTATCAGGGCATCTTTGATACTGCCTGCCACCGCCACCGAAAAACCGCTGTCGCGGCCCATTTCGGCCAGTGTTTCCCGTATCGCGTCGTCGTCATCGACGACAAGCAGATGAGGCATAGCTTCTCCGTGTAGACGTGCGAGGGTTTAGGTGAATGTCGCCGTGCGTTTACCAGTGTGAGAATAGACAGTCTGGCGGCAGAATGCGTAAAGAATCGATACTGTCCAATAAAGTTTTCGAATGCTTGCAACTCGTCGCAAACGAGCGGCAACCTCGCCACTACGATTGTGCTGTCGCGTAAGGCCCCGGCGGCCCGAGGTAAACGTATGGCAAATCGCACCACCGCGCGGCGTGACAGTGCGCCCGTGTCCCCGGTTACTCCCATGGATGTGACCGGCATGTCTGCCGTCATGCAAAAGTTGGCAACTCAATTGCAATTGGCGGCGGCCACCGACGCCAGTGTATTCATCGTGGGAGAAAGCGGCGCGGGCAAGGAGATCATTGCCCGCGCCATTCATGACGCCAGCGAGCGGCGCGGTGCGCCGTTCGTGGCCGTGAACTGCGGCGCGATCAGCGGCACCCTGGCCCACGCCGAACTGTTCGGCCACGAAAAAGGCAGTTTCACCGGCGCCGTGGCCCAGAATGCCGGCTACTTCGAATACGCCAGCGGCGGCACCTTGTTCCTGGACGAAGTCACCGAAATGCCGCCCGACATGCAGGTGCATTTCCTGCGCGTACTGGAAGCGGGAACGTATCAGCGCGTGGGCGGCACCGACCTGCTGCGCGCCAACGTGCGGATCATCTGCGCCAGCAACCGCGACCCGGCCGTGTCCGTTGCGGACGGCCGTCTGCGCCAGGATTTCCTGCACCGCCTGCTGGTCATTCCCTTGCGCGTGCCGCCGCTGCGCGAGCGCGGCGACGACGCCGTGATCCTGGCGCAGCAGTTCCTGGATGCCCTCAATGCAAGGCACGACACGCACAAGACATTCTCCAAGCGCATGCTGGAGGCCATCGCGCAGCATGACTGGCCAGGCAACGTACGCGAGCTGCGCAACGTCGTGCAGCGCGCCTACATCCTGGCGGATACGCAACTGGACGCCAACCTGCTGACCCGTGCTCCGGCCAGCCAGCAGGCCGAACTGCGCGAAGGCGCCATGAGCATTCCGGTGGGCATGCCGCTGGACCGGGCGCAACGCGCCTTCATCCTGGCCACGCTGGCCCATCATGGCGGCGACAAGCGGCGCACGGCGGACACATTGGGCGTGAGCTTGAAGACCTTGTACAACCGCCTGGACGTCTACGAAAAAGAAGGCTTGGCCAGCGGCTGAGCAGTTCTTACCTTCCACTTGTAATACGGTCGTTGTCGCAGGCGGCGCCCTGCACCCGCCCGCCCGCAAAATGGGCTGGCATGGATCTTGCATGAGTCTTGGGATGGTCCGCCTTTCGGCGGCTTTCATCCAGGAGACTCGATTGGGCCACCCCTCGCAAGAATTGCGCCTGCGCCAACAAATGACGCTTGCGCCTCGCTTGCAGCAGTCTGTCAAGCTGCTGCAGATGTCGGCACTTGAATTCACGACCGCGGTGGAACATGCGCTTGCCACGAACCCGTTTCTAGAGGACGGCGATGAGCAGGACGATGCCCCCACGCTGAACGGCGACGCCATCAAGCCCGGCAACTACGCCGATGCGGGCGAAGCCGCTGCCGAACCTGCCGCCACCCCGCCCACCGCGGATGCAGACGACCCCATCCCCGACGCGCCGGCCTATTCCGGTGACTACCCGACCCAGCCGTCCAGCGGCGGCGACGGCAAGGACATGGGGCAATGGGTCTGCGCCACCGTATCCATGCGGGAAAGGCTGTCGGCGGATCTGGGCAATTACCATCTTGAGCCGCGCGACCGCCTGCTGGCCGAATTCATCATCGATGCCCTGGATGACGACGGCTACCTGCGGACGCCCTTGACCAGCCTTTGCGACCCCGCCCAGTCGGCGTTCACCCCCCCGCCCGATGAAGGCGAATGGATCGCCGCCCTGCGACTGGTACAGCAGTTGGACGCACCCGGACTGGCGGCCCGCGACCTTACCGAGTGTCTGTCGCTGCAATTGGCGGCCGCGCAGGCGGCGGACCCCGCAGTCCGTGATCTGGCGCTGCGCATTGTGCGCGACCATCTGGATCGCCTGGGGAAGAACGATTCCGTCGGGCTGCGGCGGCTGTTGGGGTGCTCGGATGATGCGGTACGGGAAGCTTGCGCCCTGATCCGCAGCCTGAATCCCAAGCCCGGCTCACGCTACAGCGCCGAGGCGCCGGTGTATGTTGTGCCGGACGTGTTCGTGGACAAGTGGCATTCGCGTTGGCGCGTCCTGCCCAACCGCAACGCCATGCCGCAAGCGCGGCTGCATCGCACTTACGCGGACCTGTTCCGGCGCGCTCGCCTGGATGACCGCAGCCCCATGGCGCAAGAGCTTCAGGAAGCGCGGTGGCTGGTGCGCAATGTCGAGCAGCGCTATACGACGATCCAGCGCGTGGCCGAGGCCATCGTCAAGCGTCAGCAGACATTCTTTGAGTACGGTGAAGTCGCCTTGCGTCCATTGATGCTGCGCGAAGTGGCCGATGACCTGGACATGCACGAGTCCACCGTGTCGCGCGCCACCGTCGGAAAATACATGGTGACGCCACGCGGCGTGTTCGAGTTTCGACACTTCTTTTCGCGGGAACTTGCCACGGAGTCGGGGGGCTCGTGTTCAGCCGCCGCAGTGCGGGCGCTGATCAAGGAAATGGTCGACGCCGAAGATCCGGCAATGCCGCTGTCCGACGTAGCCTTGACGCAGCAACTGGCGGCCAGCGGCATCTTGCTGGCGCGGCGCACGGTCTCCAAATACCGTGGGCAGTTGCGCGTACCGCCCGCTGAACTGCGCAGGCAGCACTAAGGCCAAGCCAGGCGCATAAAAAAGGCTTCCCTGGGGGAAGCCTTTTGCTTGGCGCTTACTTCGAGCCGCCCGTGTTCGGATAGCCCGGAGGAGGCGTGGCGCCGGAGGCCGGCGTGCGCGGCACGTTGTCATTCGCCTCGCGCTTTTTGTTGGGCATCTGGTCGGAATGCTTGCCCGTGGACATGGAGCCGCTCTTGTCCACATTGGGCGGCACGGTTCCGGTTGAGGGGGTCTGGTTGGGCGCGGGCGCCATCTGGCCCGGAGGCAAGGGGCGATTGGGCTGCGCGGCGGTCGTGTCGTTCGGCGTGTTGGACGGCGAGGTCGGGGTGGCCGTTTGAGCCAACACCGCGCCAGCGGACGTCAAGCCGGCAGCCAATGCGAGAGCGCAAGTCAGAGAACGAAATTTCATAGGTCAGACTCCTTTGTGGGAATGCACAGACCTTTAAGCAATTGCCGTTCCCAGCCTGCGGACTCGTTCCTCTTGCGAGATAGTGCCTTCCGGAGTGCACGGCAGGGTATTTTTTACCTGCCTTTGCAACACCGGCATCGCCGCCGGCCACATCTCGCTTTCACTTGGCCTCGGCAGGGCCTCTCTACCCCGCGCGGCCTCCGTTCCTCTCAAGCTCCGACTCATCCAGCATGCGCTGCACGCGCTCGCCCAGGATGTCGAGCGAGAACGGCTTGACGATCAATTCGATCCCGTACTCCAGGAAACCGCCGCCGCGCGCCGCGCTCTCGGCGTAGCCCGTCATCAACAGCACTTTCAGACCAGGATGCGCCGCGCGCGCGGCATCGGCCAATTGCCGCCCGTTCAGGGCGGGCAGCCCCACGTCGGTCACCAAGAGATCGATATCGGTCGTACGCAGCACCAATTCCAAGCCGGCCTCGCCGTCAGCGGCAGTCAAGACCTGCATCCCCAGCTCGGCCAGGCATTCATGCACCATGTCGCGCACATTGGCGTCATCTTCCACCACGATGACCACCGACGGCTTCGTCGTGTCTTGCGTGCGATGCGCGGCGGGTTCGGCCCGCAGGCCGGCATCCGGGGCGCCGTCATAACGCGGCAGGTGCAGCCTGACCGTGGTGCCCTGCCCGACGGTGCTTTCCAACACGGCCATGCCGCCCGCCTGCTTGGCGAACCCGTAGATCATCGACAGGCCCAGCCCCGTGCCTTCGCCCAACGGTTTGGTGGTGAAGAAGGGATCAAAGGCATGGGCCAGCACGTCTGGCGACATACCGCAGCCCTCGTCCGTGACGGAAACTTCCACGAATTCGCCGGGGCTCACACCGGGATAAGGACGCAGCGTGACCTCGTCCAGGCGCGTGTTCAGCGCCGCGACGGTCAGTTCGCCGCCATTGGGCATGGCGTCGCAAGCGTTGATGACCAGGTTCAGCAGCGCATTCTCAAACTGGTTGCGGTCACAACGCACCGTCCATAGATCGGGCTCCAGCTTGAACCGCAGGCGCACGCCCTCGCCCGTGTAGCGATGAAAGAGGTCGGCCATGGA
It contains:
- a CDS encoding RNA polymerase factor sigma-54; the encoded protein is MVRLSAAFIQETRLGHPSQELRLRQQMTLAPRLQQSVKLLQMSALEFTTAVEHALATNPFLEDGDEQDDAPTLNGDAIKPGNYADAGEAAAEPAATPPTADADDPIPDAPAYSGDYPTQPSSGGDGKDMGQWVCATVSMRERLSADLGNYHLEPRDRLLAEFIIDALDDDGYLRTPLTSLCDPAQSAFTPPPDEGEWIAALRLVQQLDAPGLAARDLTECLSLQLAAAQAADPAVRDLALRIVRDHLDRLGKNDSVGLRRLLGCSDDAVREACALIRSLNPKPGSRYSAEAPVYVVPDVFVDKWHSRWRVLPNRNAMPQARLHRTYADLFRRARLDDRSPMAQELQEARWLVRNVEQRYTTIQRVAEAIVKRQQTFFEYGEVALRPLMLREVADDLDMHESTVSRATVGKYMVTPRGVFEFRHFFSRELATESGGSCSAAAVRALIKEMVDAEDPAMPLSDVALTQQLAASGILLARRTVSKYRGQLRVPPAELRRQH
- a CDS encoding SDR family oxidoreductase is translated as MSKPKSTTGTTDTGARPHPTPPMPGQHLEKPGNESDMVLKPQYQAPGYAGSGKLQGMAAIVTGGDSGIGRAVSVLYAREGADVAVVYLDEHEDAEETRRVVEAEGRRCVLVPGDVQDPAFCKDAVAKAVNAFGKLDILVNNAAYQQHSESLVEISDDKWDKTLRTNITAYFYMARAALPHLKAGASIINTGSVTGLRGSAKLLDYSSTKGAIHAFTRSLAANLAADGIRVNAVAPGPVWTPLNPADQSAQAIKEFGKKTDLGRPAQPEEIAPAYVFLAAPVCASYITGIVLPITGSAGD
- a CDS encoding four-helix bundle copper-binding protein, which gives rise to MRDPNFEQCVQACYECAVACDQCAAGCLETNATRMKRCISLATDCASVCRLCAAMLARNGEFSTALCTLCALVCDACARACAPYQDVEHCQICAGACLACTLACQDMLEA
- a CDS encoding DNA topoisomerase IB codes for the protein MDTRTPHADTAPSAIDPPLVYVDDTLPGYRRVRVNGSTFHYLDADGKRITDDAEIERINKLAIPPAYEAVWICPLAHGHLQATGRDARGRKQYRYHPAWAALRDAGKYQNLLAFGQALPRIRRRVALDMRARGLTQDKVVATLVRLLETTLIRIGAREYARSNKSYGLTTLTRRHATVAGSSFRFRFVGKSGVPHDVTVRDRRVARIIKRCMEIPGQQLFQYLDEDGAKHPVDSGAVNAYLRAAGDGDFTAKHYRTWAGSVMAHAALQGQPIESATQARQQVADVIKQVSRRLANTPAVCRACYVHPAVLEAYLEGRLPPKTRAPDGPRGLHADERRLLAFLQNLPSLDVPAPPTPSEQM
- a CDS encoding CsbD family protein, which translates into the protein MNKDQVKGKIDEAAGKVKEVAGKATGSASTEAKGTAQKVAGKTQAAYGDAKERAEDKAQGKA
- a CDS encoding sigma-54 interaction domain-containing protein, which translates into the protein MQKLATQLQLAAATDASVFIVGESGAGKEIIARAIHDASERRGAPFVAVNCGAISGTLAHAELFGHEKGSFTGAVAQNAGYFEYASGGTLFLDEVTEMPPDMQVHFLRVLEAGTYQRVGGTDLLRANVRIICASNRDPAVSVADGRLRQDFLHRLLVIPLRVPPLRERGDDAVILAQQFLDALNARHDTHKTFSKRMLEAIAQHDWPGNVRELRNVVQRAYILADTQLDANLLTRAPASQQAELREGAMSIPVGMPLDRAQRAFILATLAHHGGDKRRTADTLGVSLKTLYNRLDVYEKEGLASG
- a CDS encoding DUF883 family protein — translated: MASTNTPLPSDFPENGPDNRGSRSRARHPESWIDEIEATLRDADPGDLDALKARLADQLAATRRSLRDASDNAGDLMRETIDCTEEYIHARPWQAIGLVAGAAFLFGVVVGRQ
- a CDS encoding sigma-54-dependent transcriptional regulator; this encodes MPHLLVVDDDDAIRETLAEMGRDSGFSVAVAGSIKDALIQLERQAPDLVLTDVRLPGGNGLDIFKNAAVASAEVVVMTGHGTVDYAVQALRLGASDFLVKPICMERLNEILTRVVTNAGGELPGMPFEEPGRFGKLYGESPRMVELYHQIGRVAPTNVTTLLIGESGTGKELAAHAIHELSTRRQRPFIAVNCGAISPNLIESEMFGHERGSFTGADRQHKGYFERADGGTLFLDEVTEMPLDLQVKLLRVLETGQFMRVGTNREISCNIRIVAATNRNPEQAVQEGKLREDLYYRLSVFPIELPPLRERGDDILLLARRFLQAQNQESGKNKDFSPEAAELLKQYEWPGNVRELKNFVRRAFIMADGDVLGVDMLVPQVSPAGDSAGDEVSVPVGETLAEADRRLILATLERCNGVKKQAALMLGISPKTLYNRLEEYAAAGVVLPREESRPRDSRSAA
- a CDS encoding DUF378 domain-containing protein, which gives rise to MDMSGESADIAEQQEDFSPRAAARAHDLSLLDWTALILVVAGGLNCGLMAAVNLDVFARVFPHAVARGIQGLIGLAALHCVVMLFRWGGEPA
- a CDS encoding DUF3309 domain-containing protein, translated to MSTILLIILILLLIGAVPAWPHSKSWGYYPSGLLGIVVIVLIVMLLMGRI